A region from the Pyramidobacter piscolens W5455 genome encodes:
- a CDS encoding NAD(P)/FAD-dependent oxidoreductase: MSEKKTAVRTAKLLIVGGGPGGRVSYITARRFGVEPAVMVMNEEPTVICSLPYGVGRRLIPDGPEATVVDMTREKRLPPDAMKDVVFGSVTAIDAAAKTATITGPAGETQIAYENLILAPGAVPWLPPAEGILKGKGDASGLMVAVGDRLVDRSFLADGVYVLRGAADARALDELAARSQKVAVVGTGAVGLEIIEALSDRGVDVVAVEALPHAVSALDADMAAAVECRLRERGVELHLNDAVTSWTPGTLTLRSGALAADALVFASGVRPRLDLARAMGLKIERGIVVDATQRTSLPSVWAVGDAAQIADAASGKSVLPLIGTLAMRQAMTAVMDIAGLPAQLPPATLWGVSEIFGLHWGAVGWSEEMAQRAGLKVVPLSLPVHSRDPFMPSGKDAVWKVVLSTGEDEGFKPGQILGFQIVSAGDNPVHLAERFVDIVARRETVQDLFGRYFIHSPAHNSVDDPFLALIALAMEKMPRR, translated from the coding sequence ATGTCCGAGAAGAAAACAGCCGTGCGCACAGCAAAACTTTTGATCGTCGGGGGCGGTCCCGGCGGCCGGGTGTCGTACATCACAGCCCGCCGTTTCGGCGTGGAACCGGCGGTCATGGTGATGAACGAAGAACCCACGGTCATCTGCAGCCTGCCCTACGGCGTGGGACGCCGCCTGATCCCCGACGGCCCCGAAGCGACGGTCGTCGACATGACGCGCGAGAAACGCCTGCCGCCCGATGCTATGAAAGACGTCGTTTTCGGCTCCGTGACGGCAATCGACGCGGCGGCAAAGACCGCGACGATCACAGGCCCCGCGGGCGAGACGCAGATCGCCTATGAAAACCTGATCCTCGCTCCCGGCGCCGTCCCCTGGCTGCCGCCGGCAGAAGGGATTTTAAAAGGAAAGGGCGACGCTTCCGGCCTGATGGTCGCCGTCGGCGACCGGCTCGTCGACCGTTCGTTCCTCGCCGACGGCGTTTACGTCCTTAGGGGCGCCGCCGACGCTCGCGCTTTGGACGAACTGGCCGCGCGCTCCCAAAAAGTGGCCGTCGTCGGCACGGGAGCCGTCGGCCTGGAGATCATCGAAGCCCTTTCCGACCGCGGCGTCGACGTCGTCGCCGTGGAAGCGCTACCGCATGCCGTTTCGGCGCTGGACGCCGACATGGCCGCGGCGGTCGAATGCCGCCTGCGCGAACGCGGCGTCGAGCTCCATCTAAACGATGCCGTCACGAGCTGGACGCCCGGCACGCTGACGCTGCGCAGCGGCGCGCTCGCCGCCGATGCGCTCGTCTTCGCCTCGGGCGTACGCCCGCGCCTCGATCTGGCGCGCGCCATGGGGCTGAAAATCGAGCGCGGCATCGTCGTCGACGCCACGCAGAGAACCTCGCTGCCCTCGGTATGGGCCGTGGGAGACGCCGCGCAGATCGCCGACGCCGCGTCGGGCAAATCCGTCCTGCCGCTGATCGGCACGCTGGCGATGCGCCAGGCCATGACAGCCGTCATGGATATCGCCGGGCTGCCCGCGCAGCTTCCGCCGGCAACTCTCTGGGGCGTGAGCGAAATTTTCGGCCTGCACTGGGGCGCCGTGGGCTGGAGCGAAGAAATGGCCCAGCGCGCCGGACTCAAAGTCGTTCCGCTTTCCCTGCCAGTGCACAGCCGAGATCCTTTCATGCCCTCGGGCAAGGATGCCGTTTGGAAGGTCGTTCTTTCCACGGGCGAAGATGAAGGCTTCAAGCCCGGCCAGATCCTCGGCTTCCAGATCGTCTCGGCAGGAGACAATCCCGTCCACCTCGCCGAACGCTTCGTGGACATCGTCGCACGGCGCGAAACGGTACAGGACCTCTTCGGCCGCTATTTCATCCACTCCCCCGCGCATAACTCCGTGGACGACCCCTTCCTCGCCCTCATCGCTCTGGCGATGGAGAAAATGCCACGCCGCTGA
- a CDS encoding HutP family protein codes for MVTWENFMIPDNEADLCRLVILLAMTPNQDVEKEVIAQYQKLGLRSAATMISGFGIDSQTSIVRSVVNLCLNTNVIERKRSHVHPICHCVLETAQSTRASDAIGQNFCFKAAVVRRREEFTLCFYGNLAMHELSGHKSIGVGYQILGN; via the coding sequence ATGGTAACGTGGGAGAATTTCATGATTCCCGACAACGAGGCCGATCTTTGCCGTCTGGTGATTCTCCTTGCCATGACGCCGAATCAGGACGTCGAAAAGGAAGTCATCGCGCAGTATCAAAAGCTTGGCCTGCGCAGCGCCGCGACGATGATTTCGGGGTTCGGCATCGACAGCCAGACGAGCATCGTGCGAAGCGTGGTCAATCTCTGTCTGAATACGAACGTGATCGAACGCAAAAGGTCTCATGTTCATCCGATCTGCCACTGTGTCCTCGAGACGGCGCAGAGTACCCGCGCTTCCGACGCCATCGGTCAGAACTTCTGTTTCAAGGCAGCCGTCGTGCGGCGCAGGGAAGAGTTCACGCTGTGCTTCTACGGCAACCTGGCTATGCATGAGTTGTCAGGACACAAATCCATCGGCGTCGGATACCAGATTCTCGGTAATTGA
- a CDS encoding ABC transporter ATP-binding protein — MKAIQVHDVAKRFKIYYDRNRTLKERLLFRKRNRYDERWVLKDISFDIEQGEAVGLVGENGCGKSTTLKLLSRILFPDRGTISVNGRVSCLIELGAGFHPDMNGIENIYLNAAMFGVGRKETSKRLDRIIAFSELEPFIENPIRTYSSGMYMRLAFSVAINVDADVLLIDEILAVGDMNFQEKCLARLREIKERGATIVIVSHSLGQIEAFCDRSIWIDGGRVRADGAPAETHARYAAFMNGKKSQ; from the coding sequence ATGAAAGCCATTCAGGTCCATGACGTCGCCAAACGATTCAAGATCTATTACGACCGAAATCGAACGCTGAAAGAACGCCTGCTCTTTCGCAAAAGGAACCGGTACGACGAACGCTGGGTGCTCAAAGACATCTCCTTCGACATCGAGCAGGGGGAAGCCGTCGGCCTCGTCGGCGAAAACGGCTGCGGCAAAAGCACCACGCTCAAGCTGCTCTCCCGCATCCTCTTTCCCGACCGCGGCACGATCTCCGTCAACGGCCGCGTCTCCTGCCTGATCGAGCTGGGCGCCGGCTTTCATCCCGACATGAACGGCATCGAGAACATCTACCTCAACGCCGCCATGTTCGGCGTCGGCCGCAAGGAAACGAGCAAACGCCTCGACCGGATCATCGCCTTTTCGGAACTGGAACCCTTCATCGAAAACCCCATACGCACCTATTCTTCGGGCATGTACATGCGCCTCGCCTTTTCCGTGGCGATCAACGTCGATGCCGACGTGCTGTTGATCGACGAGATCCTTGCCGTCGGCGACATGAACTTTCAGGAGAAATGTCTCGCCCGCCTGCGCGAGATCAAGGAGCGCGGCGCCACCATCGTCATCGTCTCCCACTCGCTGGGACAGATCGAGGCCTTCTGCGACCGCTCCATCTGGATCGACGGCGGACGCGTCCGGGCCGACGGCGCCCCGGCGGAGACCCACGCCCGGTATGCCGCGTTCATGAACGGCAAGAAATCCCAATAG
- a CDS encoding amidase family protein, translating into MTSFDFMEATVAKVHAAYLNGSLTCRALCEYYLKRIEQLESRINSIICVNPNALEEADRFDTYVKERRRLCGALHGIPVMLKDNFNTTDMPTTAGSVALKGWVPQKDAFVTKRLRKSGALILAKTNLHEFAIWGETVSSILGQSVNPYDPTRTPGGSSGGTGATIAANIGIVGLGTDTINSVRSPASANSLVGIRPTIGLVSRAGIVPYSLTQDTAGPICRTVEDAARCLSVIAGYDPDDAETAWGVGHVVEDYAKYLDENALPGKRIGVLESLFGKEDVNRSTNAVMSEAMKVFEANGATLVPVRDDIDQSWLTSETSVHLDDFRRDLDSYLRELPTDWPVHSMKEILDKGLFHPFSESNMRDAMKLEVGTPRYLEKMYNKIGLRTRVLKIMADLRLDAMIYPHQQQLVCKCGASQRQRNGVLCSSTGFPSVCVPAGFAPDENAPVGVPVGMEIIGRPWSEALLISIAYAFEQHSHFRKPPAL; encoded by the coding sequence GTGACCAGTTTCGACTTCATGGAAGCGACTGTCGCCAAAGTCCACGCCGCCTATTTGAACGGTTCGCTGACCTGCCGCGCGCTGTGTGAATATTATCTGAAGCGCATTGAACAGCTGGAGTCGCGGATCAATTCCATCATCTGCGTCAATCCTAATGCCCTGGAAGAAGCCGACCGCTTCGACACGTACGTAAAGGAAAGACGTCGGCTCTGCGGAGCGCTTCACGGCATCCCCGTGATGCTGAAAGACAACTTCAACACGACCGACATGCCCACGACGGCGGGAAGCGTCGCGCTGAAGGGCTGGGTGCCGCAAAAAGACGCCTTCGTCACCAAAAGGCTGCGCAAAAGCGGCGCGCTGATCCTTGCCAAGACCAACTTGCACGAGTTCGCCATCTGGGGCGAAACGGTCAGTTCCATCCTCGGGCAGTCGGTCAATCCGTACGATCCGACGCGCACGCCCGGCGGCTCTTCCGGCGGCACCGGAGCGACGATCGCCGCCAACATCGGCATCGTCGGCCTGGGCACCGACACGATCAACTCGGTGCGTTCGCCAGCCTCGGCCAACAGCCTTGTAGGCATCCGTCCCACGATCGGCCTGGTTTCACGGGCCGGGATCGTGCCTTACTCGCTGACGCAAGACACGGCCGGACCGATCTGCCGCACCGTGGAGGACGCGGCGCGGTGCCTCAGCGTCATCGCCGGCTACGATCCCGACGACGCGGAAACGGCATGGGGCGTCGGGCACGTCGTGGAAGACTACGCAAAGTATCTCGACGAAAACGCGCTGCCGGGCAAACGTATCGGCGTGCTGGAAAGTCTTTTCGGCAAGGAAGATGTGAACCGCTCCACCAACGCCGTCATGAGCGAAGCGATGAAGGTATTCGAGGCCAACGGAGCCACGCTGGTTCCCGTCAGGGACGATATTGACCAGTCATGGCTGACCAGCGAGACGTCCGTTCACCTCGATGATTTTCGCCGCGATCTGGACAGCTATCTCAGGGAACTGCCTACCGACTGGCCCGTCCACAGCATGAAGGAAATTCTCGACAAAGGGCTGTTCCACCCTTTCTCGGAAAGCAACATGCGCGACGCGATGAAGCTCGAGGTCGGTACTCCACGTTACCTTGAAAAGATGTACAACAAGATCGGGCTCCGCACTCGCGTGCTGAAGATTATGGCCGATCTGCGGCTCGACGCGATGATCTACCCCCACCAGCAGCAGCTGGTCTGCAAATGCGGCGCCAGCCAGCGGCAGCGCAACGGCGTGCTCTGCTCGTCCACGGGGTTCCCTTCGGTCTGCGTGCCGGCAGGATTTGCTCCCGACGAAAACGCGCCGGTCGGCGTTCCCGTCGGCATGGAAATCATCGGCCGTCCATGGAGCGAAGCTCTGCTCATCTCCATCGCCTATGCCTTCGAGCAGCATTCGCATTTCCGCAAGCCGCCGGCATTGTAA
- a CDS encoding short-chain fatty acid transporter, with protein MSHENSAAKSGTFVTRMGNVMLRWSLKYMPDASIFAVVLTFIAFILGITLTDQGPMQMIQNWYKGLWELLGFSMQMSLIVITGSCVANAPLVKRWIDGLAGIPNSGRSAAFLVTFVSVVVSFVHWGLSLIVGAILAKELARNLRLKHIPFEYGLLAAGAYVGQMTWQGMLSSSVGLFIAMPGHVLEKTMGIVPMSQFMLNPMNIAVTVALAIFPAVFAAMLQPKNPDEFMSLDENAVRAIEKEDLKVKSRPENPTVGDVLNYSPLISLALCAMGFVYIFWAFSRKGLGALDFNMLNALFLFVGILLYGNIANYVQAVKDTTAGVAGIIFQFPLYAGIMGIVKYSGLVLILANGIAAISTKGTFYLWTFLSSSLVNMFVPSGGGQWAVQGPIAIESAKLMGADLVKTSLMVGYGNTWTNMAQPFWAIALLGITGLEAKHIMGYSMAIMLLSGFIFVLAAVLPF; from the coding sequence ATGTCACACGAGAACTCTGCCGCCAAATCCGGAACTTTTGTCACCCGTATGGGCAACGTCATGCTGCGCTGGTCGCTGAAATACATGCCGGACGCCAGTATTTTCGCCGTTGTGCTGACTTTTATCGCGTTTATCCTCGGGATCACGCTGACCGATCAGGGACCGATGCAGATGATCCAAAACTGGTACAAGGGATTATGGGAACTGCTCGGCTTCTCCATGCAGATGTCGCTCATCGTCATCACCGGTTCCTGTGTCGCCAACGCCCCTCTCGTCAAGAGATGGATCGACGGACTGGCGGGAATCCCCAACAGCGGACGTTCTGCCGCTTTTCTGGTCACGTTCGTCAGCGTCGTTGTCTCCTTTGTTCACTGGGGGCTGAGCCTGATCGTCGGCGCCATTCTTGCCAAGGAGCTGGCCCGCAATCTGCGGCTCAAGCACATCCCTTTTGAGTACGGGCTTCTGGCCGCCGGGGCTTACGTGGGACAGATGACGTGGCAGGGGATGCTCAGTTCCTCGGTCGGTCTATTTATCGCCATGCCGGGACACGTTCTGGAAAAAACGATGGGCATCGTGCCCATGTCGCAGTTCATGCTCAACCCGATGAACATCGCCGTCACCGTCGCGCTGGCGATCTTTCCCGCCGTTTTCGCCGCCATGTTGCAGCCGAAGAATCCCGACGAGTTCATGTCTCTTGACGAAAACGCCGTCCGCGCCATTGAAAAAGAAGACCTGAAAGTCAAAAGCCGTCCCGAGAATCCGACCGTCGGCGACGTTCTCAACTACAGCCCGCTGATTTCCCTCGCGCTCTGCGCCATGGGCTTCGTTTACATCTTCTGGGCTTTCAGCCGGAAGGGGCTGGGCGCCCTTGACTTCAACATGCTCAACGCGCTCTTCCTGTTTGTCGGCATTTTGCTCTACGGCAACATCGCCAACTACGTGCAGGCCGTCAAGGACACGACCGCCGGCGTGGCCGGCATCATCTTCCAGTTTCCGCTCTACGCCGGCATCATGGGCATCGTCAAGTATTCGGGGCTCGTGTTGATTCTCGCCAATGGCATCGCCGCTATCAGCACCAAGGGGACCTTCTACTTATGGACGTTTCTTTCTTCCTCGCTGGTCAACATGTTCGTGCCCTCCGGCGGCGGGCAGTGGGCCGTTCAGGGACCTATCGCCATCGAGTCGGCCAAGCTGATGGGTGCCGATCTGGTCAAAACGAGCCTGATGGTCGGCTACGGCAACACATGGACCAACATGGCCCAACCTTTCTGGGCCATCGCCCTGCTGGGCATCACCGGGCTGGAAGCCAAGCATATCATGGGCTACAGCATGGCGATCATGCTGCTCAGCGGTTTCATCTTCGTGCTTGCCGCCGTTCTGCCCTTCTAA
- a CDS encoding ATP-binding cassette domain-containing protein: MEDIVLQATGLKKSFGHVRALTDGSLKLRRGEIMALVGDNGAGKSTLIKCLSGVLTPDAGAIETGGKRYGRLTVPLARALGVAVVYQDLALADHLDVAANIWLGAEPLKWGFFLDRARMIADAEKLLARLSVRLTARGVPVGALSGGQRQAVAAVRAIAQGGRILIMDEPTAAMGLREASHLLEVMAQLRDQGLTLLCISHNLPQILQIADRVTVLRRGVTIREEPACGLDPLKLAGWMSGALS; this comes from the coding sequence GTGGAAGACATCGTGCTGCAGGCGACGGGGCTGAAAAAGTCGTTCGGCCACGTGCGGGCGCTGACGGACGGCTCGCTGAAACTGCGCCGCGGCGAGATCATGGCGTTGGTGGGCGACAACGGCGCGGGAAAATCGACGCTGATCAAATGCCTTTCCGGCGTGCTGACGCCCGACGCCGGCGCGATCGAAACCGGCGGCAAACGCTACGGACGCCTGACGGTGCCTCTGGCGCGCGCCCTCGGCGTGGCCGTGGTCTATCAGGATCTAGCGCTGGCCGACCATCTGGACGTAGCCGCCAACATCTGGCTGGGCGCGGAGCCGCTGAAATGGGGATTTTTTCTCGACCGCGCGCGCATGATCGCCGACGCGGAAAAACTGCTGGCGCGGCTGTCCGTCCGCCTCACCGCGCGCGGTGTGCCGGTGGGCGCCCTCTCCGGCGGTCAGCGTCAGGCCGTGGCAGCCGTGCGGGCCATCGCTCAGGGCGGGCGCATCCTGATCATGGACGAACCGACCGCCGCCATGGGGCTGCGCGAAGCGTCCCATCTGCTGGAGGTCATGGCGCAGCTGCGCGACCAGGGGCTGACGCTGCTGTGCATCAGCCACAATCTGCCGCAGATTTTGCAGATCGCCGACCGCGTCACGGTGCTCCGCCGCGGCGTGACGATCCGCGAAGAGCCGGCGTGCGGGCTGGATCCTCTGAAGCTGGCCGGCTGGATGTCGGGGGCGCTGTCATGA
- a CDS encoding substrate-binding domain-containing protein yields the protein MKKFFVLFLCLCAFAASLNAAENPMVLSSIAKLEEQLAPLPELTGKERVGVLVTSLSNPYWVTMKERYGEWAEKMGVVVEVMAPATDKDPRAQLDLFEAMIARQYDAIIVTPLDGMNLVPGVLKANEKKVPVVCSGPAVSAEGLAQAGAKMDGWISAAFLEQGRLCAEDMAKKLPAGSSVAVIEGKPGAMQSRLRREGAIAAFEAAGMKVVAVQAGNWDRNEAYNIATNMVKAHPELKGLYCANDVMALAAVDAFEVAGVKNVMVYGTDFIPQAKEAIAAGRLTGSTTFSQAAWTRGALIYTLKLSKGLSVPERLGIPITLVTSENINNFESWK from the coding sequence ATGAAAAAGTTTTTCGTTCTGTTCCTGTGTCTGTGCGCTTTCGCCGCGTCTCTGAACGCGGCGGAGAACCCGATGGTGCTGTCTTCCATCGCCAAACTGGAAGAGCAGCTCGCGCCGCTGCCCGAACTGACGGGCAAGGAGCGCGTCGGCGTGCTGGTGACGTCGCTTTCCAACCCCTACTGGGTGACGATGAAGGAACGCTACGGCGAGTGGGCTGAAAAGATGGGCGTCGTCGTCGAGGTGATGGCGCCCGCGACCGACAAGGATCCGCGCGCGCAGCTCGATCTGTTCGAGGCGATGATCGCCCGCCAGTACGACGCCATTATCGTCACGCCGCTGGACGGCATGAATCTGGTACCGGGTGTGCTCAAGGCCAACGAGAAGAAGGTCCCCGTAGTCTGCTCCGGTCCCGCCGTGAGCGCCGAGGGGCTGGCCCAGGCCGGCGCGAAGATGGACGGCTGGATCTCCGCCGCCTTCCTCGAGCAGGGACGCCTCTGCGCCGAAGACATGGCCAAAAAACTGCCGGCCGGTTCTTCCGTGGCGGTGATCGAGGGCAAACCGGGCGCCATGCAGAGCCGCCTGCGCCGCGAGGGCGCGATCGCGGCTTTCGAAGCCGCGGGCATGAAGGTCGTCGCCGTGCAGGCCGGCAACTGGGACCGCAACGAAGCTTACAACATCGCCACGAATATGGTCAAGGCGCATCCCGAATTGAAGGGGCTGTACTGCGCTAACGACGTGATGGCGCTCGCCGCCGTCGACGCGTTCGAAGTGGCCGGAGTCAAGAACGTGATGGTCTACGGCACCGACTTCATACCGCAGGCGAAAGAGGCGATCGCCGCCGGACGTCTGACGGGCTCGACGACGTTCTCGCAGGCGGCCTGGACGCGCGGCGCGCTGATCTACACGCTGAAGCTGAGCAAGGGGCTGTCCGTGCCGGAGCGCCTCGGCATTCCCATCACGCTGGTCACGTCGGAGAACATCAATAATTTCGAAAGCTGGAAATAG
- a CDS encoding sugar ABC transporter substrate-binding protein translates to MSRRVGILFGDQDNPFWQEQIRWYRMFLPEFPFETRIFFPDPPRDANAQARLCATLMGRGFDALIVNPLDGAALATAAAEAGDTPLFDVGPKSDPVLASRVACYRPLTVCDFEEQGRLCARELTRAAKKRRRFACVSGPAAARQSAARVAGALAEARFRGAVQTRVERSDFTRAGGRAAMERLLPWQPDAVFCANDLMALGACDVLASRGLELPVGGVDLIPEALRAVADGRMTASVGPLGREIVRGVLEAVRSYFETGCIPSGFIAKNHLVTRTSLLPEQQTS, encoded by the coding sequence GTGTCCCGCCGCGTCGGCATCCTCTTCGGCGATCAGGACAATCCCTTCTGGCAGGAACAGATTCGTTGGTATCGGATGTTTCTGCCCGAATTTCCCTTCGAAACGCGGATTTTCTTTCCCGACCCGCCGCGCGACGCGAACGCGCAGGCGCGCCTGTGCGCAACTTTGATGGGACGCGGTTTCGACGCGCTGATCGTCAATCCTCTTGACGGCGCGGCGCTGGCGACCGCGGCGGCGGAAGCCGGCGACACGCCGCTGTTCGACGTCGGGCCGAAGAGCGACCCCGTCCTGGCGTCGCGCGTCGCCTGTTATCGGCCCCTGACCGTCTGCGACTTCGAGGAACAGGGGAGACTCTGCGCGCGCGAACTGACGCGCGCCGCAAAAAAACGGCGGCGCTTTGCCTGCGTGTCCGGTCCCGCCGCGGCGCGACAGAGCGCTGCCCGCGTCGCCGGAGCGCTGGCCGAAGCCCGTTTTCGCGGCGCCGTGCAGACGCGCGTGGAGCGAAGCGATTTTACCCGCGCCGGCGGACGCGCCGCGATGGAGCGCCTGCTGCCGTGGCAGCCGGACGCCGTGTTCTGCGCCAACGATCTGATGGCGCTCGGCGCCTGCGACGTTTTGGCGTCGCGCGGGCTGGAACTTCCCGTCGGCGGCGTCGATCTGATCCCCGAAGCGCTCCGGGCCGTCGCGGACGGGCGCATGACCGCCAGCGTCGGGCCGCTGGGACGCGAGATCGTCCGCGGCGTGCTGGAAGCGGTGCGGTCGTATTTTGAAACTGGATGCATCCCGTCGGGTTTCATTGCCAAAAATCATCTGGTCACGCGGACTTCGTTGTTGCCCGAGCAGCAGACAAGCTGA
- a CDS encoding ABC transporter permease, translating into MARAKEIYDYREMVYNLVRRDLHGRYKRSFLGFAWTFLNPLLQLIVYTIVFSTIMRAGIDKFYLFLFVALIPWTFFSASLTGGCGSVLAQGGMVKKIYFPREVLPIAFVTTSFVNMLYCFVVVFAVVAVSGVGFNLRALLCLPFVMLVEYVICLGVALLTSAVTVYCRDMEYMLGIVSMLWMYLTPVLYPISMVPRRYLPLFMLNPMTPVITAYRDILYAAEAPELSTLLHSLAMGVLVLGVGWYVFEKLQRGFAEEL; encoded by the coding sequence ATGGCCAGAGCCAAAGAGATCTACGATTACCGCGAGATGGTCTACAACCTCGTGCGGAGGGATCTGCACGGACGTTACAAGCGCTCTTTTCTGGGTTTCGCCTGGACTTTTTTGAATCCTCTCCTGCAGCTCATCGTCTATACGATCGTCTTTTCGACCATCATGCGCGCGGGGATCGACAAGTTTTATTTGTTCCTTTTCGTCGCCCTGATCCCGTGGACTTTCTTCAGCGCCTCGCTGACCGGCGGCTGCGGTTCTGTCCTGGCCCAGGGCGGCATGGTCAAAAAAATCTATTTTCCGCGCGAAGTCCTGCCCATCGCCTTTGTCACGACAAGCTTCGTCAACATGCTCTACTGTTTCGTCGTCGTGTTTGCCGTCGTCGCCGTATCGGGCGTCGGCTTCAACCTGCGCGCGCTCCTGTGCCTCCCGTTCGTCATGCTCGTCGAATACGTCATCTGCCTGGGAGTCGCCCTGCTGACGTCGGCCGTCACCGTTTACTGCCGCGACATGGAGTACATGCTCGGCATCGTTTCCATGCTGTGGATGTACCTCACTCCGGTCCTCTACCCGATCTCCATGGTGCCGCGGCGGTACCTGCCGCTTTTCATGCTCAACCCGATGACTCCCGTCATCACGGCCTATCGCGACATCCTTTACGCCGCGGAAGCTCCGGAACTTTCCACGCTGCTGCACTCGCTCGCGATGGGCGTCCTCGTTTTAGGCGTCGGCTGGTACGTCTTTGAAAAGCTGCAACGCGGTTTTGCGGAGGAACTGTAA
- a CDS encoding ABC transporter permease yields MTFMKRHLQQFALAGVILLFGALFCATSPYFWDADNLRNILDQSTVNVVAGLGMTLVLTSGVTDLSVGSAAALTGVLTALAMKAGAPAWAGCALALLCGLGVGLWNSLIIVRVGVNPFMGTLTSMSVFSGLALVITQASPVYGLPPAFTWIGRGRIGGMPASVLIAAALFALIFILYYGTRCGVYVSTLGVNAEALRRCGVNDRRWRTGTFCACSLCAAVASILITARLNCAEPLAGAAMNLDAIATSVLGGTAPRGGRAALSGTALAGVLLALVKNGLTMWSVSSYYQELAVGVIILVSIVLSETRRSL; encoded by the coding sequence ATGACCTTCATGAAAAGACATCTGCAGCAGTTCGCGCTGGCCGGCGTGATCCTGCTTTTCGGCGCGCTGTTTTGCGCCACGTCGCCCTATTTCTGGGACGCCGACAATCTGCGCAACATCCTCGACCAGAGCACGGTGAACGTCGTCGCCGGTCTGGGCATGACGCTGGTCCTCACGTCCGGCGTCACCGATCTGTCGGTCGGTTCCGCCGCGGCGCTGACGGGCGTGCTGACGGCGCTGGCGATGAAGGCAGGAGCGCCCGCGTGGGCGGGCTGCGCGCTGGCGCTGCTGTGCGGCCTCGGCGTCGGCCTGTGGAACTCGCTGATCATCGTGCGCGTGGGCGTCAATCCCTTCATGGGCACGCTGACGTCGATGTCGGTCTTTTCCGGACTGGCGCTGGTGATCACGCAGGCGTCGCCGGTGTACGGCCTGCCGCCGGCATTCACGTGGATCGGCCGCGGGCGGATCGGCGGCATGCCGGCGTCGGTGCTGATCGCCGCGGCGCTGTTCGCGCTGATCTTCATCCTCTATTACGGCACGCGGTGCGGCGTGTACGTCAGCACGCTGGGCGTCAACGCCGAGGCGCTGCGTCGCTGCGGCGTGAACGACCGGCGCTGGCGGACCGGGACGTTCTGCGCGTGCAGTCTCTGCGCCGCCGTGGCGTCGATCCTGATCACGGCGCGGCTGAACTGCGCCGAGCCGCTGGCGGGCGCGGCCATGAACCTCGACGCCATCGCCACGTCGGTGCTGGGAGGAACGGCACCGCGGGGCGGACGGGCGGCGCTTTCCGGCACGGCGCTGGCGGGCGTGCTGCTGGCGCTCGTCAAAAACGGGCTGACGATGTGGAGCGTCTCTTCGTATTATCAGGAGCTGGCGGTGGGCGTGATCATCCTCGTCTCGATCGTGCTTTCCGAGACGCGCCGCTCCCTGTGA